In Planctomycetia bacterium, one DNA window encodes the following:
- the tig gene encoding trigger factor has translation MAAKGITGSQTEGDRATADDAEEEQDPKSLMARAIDVRVADAGVLRKCLTVTVPRDAIDRELDKEYGELTREAIVPGFRRGRAPRRLVEKRFGGEVGAQVQTRIVSNAYLAAIEKQDLKVLGDPLIWAIPKDKLGDPQAKEQLVEMTTYLQSMKLPAEGSLQFRCEVEVKPSFELPKLEGVEIEKPQVEITEDDLNEQVDRLRSRRGHFAPVVDGKVESNDIIVCDLLITVDGKEIKKQENITLAARAQRIETVAFEDFGETIKGAKVGDSRTLEGTLGDDYDVEDARGKKAKFEIKINDIKRLQLPPLDKAFLESFGFDSEKDLREHLRRQMESELSTAIRRGMRSQARKYLLANTKLDLPEGLSSRTVERAVLRRIVDLQRQGVPMEEIEKHADELRTSAAAEALDELKLHFILEDMAEKLELEVSEEELNAQIASIAQMYGRRFDRVRDDLMKNNGIESLYLQIRDDKCLDHVIKHAVVKETKPDIKGKVEKAEKAAKAKPEKAEKAETAEKSDKAPAAKKEAKAAAPKPEKKKEAGGDAAKPPRKPPSKK, from the coding sequence ATGGCGGCAAAGGGAATCACCGGTTCACAGACCGAAGGCGACCGCGCGACGGCGGATGACGCCGAGGAGGAGCAGGACCCCAAGTCGCTGATGGCCAGGGCGATCGACGTGAGAGTGGCCGACGCCGGCGTGTTGCGGAAGTGTCTGACGGTCACGGTACCGCGCGATGCGATCGATCGCGAGCTGGACAAGGAATACGGCGAGCTGACGCGCGAGGCGATCGTTCCGGGATTTCGGCGTGGTCGCGCGCCGCGGCGGCTGGTCGAGAAGCGTTTCGGCGGCGAAGTCGGCGCGCAGGTTCAGACGCGCATCGTTTCGAATGCCTATCTCGCCGCCATTGAAAAGCAGGACCTGAAGGTGCTCGGCGATCCGCTGATCTGGGCGATTCCGAAGGACAAGCTGGGCGATCCACAGGCGAAAGAGCAACTTGTCGAGATGACGACCTACCTCCAGAGCATGAAGCTGCCGGCCGAGGGTTCGCTCCAGTTCCGCTGCGAGGTCGAGGTTAAACCGTCGTTCGAGCTGCCGAAGCTCGAAGGCGTGGAGATCGAGAAGCCGCAGGTGGAGATCACCGAGGACGACCTTAACGAGCAGGTCGACCGTCTGCGTTCGCGTCGCGGACATTTCGCGCCGGTGGTGGACGGCAAGGTGGAGTCGAACGACATCATCGTATGCGATCTCCTCATCACCGTGGATGGGAAGGAAATCAAAAAGCAGGAAAACATCACCCTGGCGGCCCGGGCGCAGCGCATCGAAACGGTCGCGTTCGAGGATTTCGGCGAGACGATCAAGGGCGCGAAGGTCGGCGACTCGCGCACGCTGGAAGGGACGCTGGGCGACGACTACGACGTGGAGGACGCACGCGGCAAGAAGGCGAAGTTCGAGATCAAGATCAACGACATCAAGCGCCTGCAATTGCCCCCGCTGGACAAGGCCTTCCTGGAGAGCTTCGGCTTCGATTCCGAGAAGGACCTGCGCGAGCATCTCCGCCGCCAGATGGAGAGCGAACTGTCAACCGCCATCCGTCGCGGCATGCGCAGCCAGGCGCGGAAGTACCTGCTCGCCAACACCAAGCTGGACCTCCCCGAAGGGTTGAGTTCGCGAACGGTGGAGCGTGCCGTCCTGCGTCGCATCGTCGATCTTCAGCGGCAGGGCGTACCAATGGAGGAAATCGAAAAGCACGCCGACGAGCTGCGCACCAGCGCGGCGGCGGAGGCACTCGACGAATTGAAGCTGCACTTCATCCTCGAAGACATGGCCGAAAAACTGGAACTGGAAGTCTCCGAGGAGGAGCTGAACGCCCAGATCGCGTCCATCGCCCAGATGTACGGCCGCCGATTTGACCGGGTGCGCGATGATCTGATGAAGAACAACGGCATTGAATCGTTGTACCTCCAGATTCGCGATGACAAGTGCCTGGACCACGTCATCAAGCATGCCGTGGTGAAGGAGACCAAGCCGGACATCAAGGGCAAGGTCGAAAAGGCCGAGAAAGCAGCCAAGGCCAAGCCCGAGAAGGCAGAAAAGGCCGAAACGGCCGAGAAGTCCGACAAGGCGCCGGCCGCCAAGAAAGAGGCCAAGGCCGCCGCTCCAAAGCCCGAAAAGAAGAAGGAAGCCGGCGGCGATGCGGCCAAGCCACCGCGCAAACCGCCGTCGAAGAAATAG
- a CDS encoding PEP-CTERM sorting domain-containing protein (PEP-CTERM proteins occur, often in large numbers, in the proteomes of bacteria that also encode an exosortase, a predicted intramembrane cysteine proteinase. The presence of a PEP-CTERM domain at a protein's C-terminus predicts cleavage within the sorting domain, followed by covalent anchoring to some some component of the (usually Gram-negative) cell surface. Many PEP-CTERM proteins exhibit an unusual sequence composition that includes large numbers of potential glycosylation sites. Expression of one such protein has been shown restore the ability of a bacterium to form floc, a type of biofilm.), which yields MKTQCIGTSLVLAIAMAVFSSGSASVQAQLLMMPDSTNNRLVTFDANDGSVVNTNVFPLLGGTPIHAMLVGSEIWVSEQVGDRVSRFDLAGNVLGQLGTAGLDNVRGMGQFGGKVYVTSTGTANGAPGRQVRMYDTAGNELGFFLTPLSSGFHVLPHQGGLLVSSDSANDDIHRYDLSGNSLGAFHNSTGLNFAEQMDYATNGDILVAAFSSNLVVRLDPNTGTILGSFAASGARGVKQLGNGNILWTNSAGAHVYNVGTGTSTQVYAGGGRFIDVIPEPTTASLLAVLAGFVLVRRRR from the coding sequence ATGAAAACGCAATGCATTGGTACGTCGCTTGTACTCGCAATTGCCATGGCGGTGTTCTCGTCTGGCAGCGCAAGCGTGCAGGCGCAATTGCTGATGATGCCGGACTCAACCAACAATCGCTTGGTCACGTTCGACGCCAACGACGGTTCGGTTGTGAATACGAACGTGTTCCCGCTTCTGGGAGGCACACCCATTCACGCCATGCTTGTCGGTAGTGAAATCTGGGTTTCCGAGCAAGTCGGTGATCGGGTCTCTCGCTTCGATCTCGCCGGCAACGTGCTGGGGCAGCTCGGCACGGCCGGCCTGGACAACGTCCGCGGCATGGGCCAGTTCGGCGGCAAGGTCTATGTGACCAGCACGGGCACCGCTAACGGCGCGCCCGGTCGCCAGGTCCGCATGTATGACACCGCGGGAAATGAGCTGGGCTTCTTCCTGACGCCGTTGAGTTCGGGCTTTCATGTCCTGCCGCACCAGGGCGGCCTGCTTGTTTCGTCCGACTCCGCGAACGATGACATCCATCGCTATGACTTGAGCGGCAATTCGCTCGGCGCGTTTCACAACAGCACCGGCCTGAACTTCGCCGAGCAGATGGACTACGCGACCAATGGGGACATCCTCGTGGCTGCGTTCTCGTCGAATCTGGTTGTCCGGCTTGACCCGAACACCGGCACGATCCTCGGCAGCTTCGCCGCGTCGGGCGCCCGGGGCGTTAAGCAGCTTGGCAACGGCAACATCCTGTGGACCAACAGCGCTGGCGCGCATGTGTACAACGTCGGAACCGGCACCAGTACCCAGGTGTACGCGGGGGGCGGCCGATTCATCGACGTGATTCCCGAGCCGACGACCGCCAGCCTGCTGGCGGTGCTTGCCGGGTTCGTTCTGGTTCGCCGGCGTCGATAG
- the gcvP gene encoding aminomethyl-transferring glycine dehydrogenase: MSLSSSSTGPAASGGRSHDLERIDPAATFVPRHLGPRDRDIEEMLAVVGCGSLEALCDETVPSDIRLKKPLAIGPSRTEADVLRELAGHAAQNRVMRSMIGMGYYDCITPPVILRNILENPGWYTQYTPYQAEISQGRLEALLNFQTMVADLTGLPLANASLLDEATAAAEAMHVCRSIVGESQERNVFFVAADCHPQTIAVVKTRAQPLGIEVATGDPADFFRSKDAVRMKSLFGLLLQYPTTDGRIEDYRGLTAWAHEFGVPVVAATDLLACALIEPPGEWGADIAVGSAQRFGVPMGLGGPHAAFLATKDEYKRLIPGRIIGVSKDAHGRPAYRLAIQTREQHIRREKATSNICTAQALLAIVASMYAVYHGPTGLRRIAHGIHGMAARLREQLAALGYYLPASRFFDTITIHLDDQRYYTGSPATLVDAAAKAGINLRATSAVNVSISLDEATTEDDITRLVDALASVAKSSARGSAISPYKATSAELPQRTSAYLTHPVFCSYHSETEMLRYMKRLENRDLSLAHAMIPLGSCTMKLNATCEMIPVTWPAFGALHPFAPADQWRGYQALFEQLEAWLAEITGFAKVSLQPNAGSQGEYTGLLVIRAYHRERGQVNRDVCLIPESAHGTNPASAVVAGFTVVPVACDAAGNIDVENLRAKAAEHTDRLGALMVTYPSTHGVFETAIREICDIVHQHGGLVYMDGANMNAQVGLCRPGDIGADVCHLNLHKTFCIPHGGGGPGMGPICVTASLAPYLPSHPVLRPDSAGEKAIGAVAAAPYGSPSILPISWVYIAAMGGEGLTRATQVAILNANYMARRLEKHYTVLYRGRTGRVAHEFILDCRPFEKTAGVKVEDIAKRLIDFGFHAPTMSFPVPGTLMIEPTESESRQELDRFCEAMIAIREEIRAIENGAMPRDDNPLKGAPHTAEAVARDDWPHTYPREQAAYPLPWVRNHKFWPAVGRIDNAYGDRNLFCTCPPVSAG, encoded by the coding sequence ATGTCCTTGTCGTCCAGTTCCACCGGCCCGGCCGCATCTGGCGGGCGCTCGCACGATCTCGAACGAATTGATCCCGCCGCAACATTTGTTCCGCGTCATCTCGGCCCGCGTGACCGCGACATCGAGGAGATGCTCGCCGTCGTCGGCTGCGGGTCGCTGGAGGCGCTTTGCGACGAGACCGTGCCGTCGGACATTCGCCTGAAGAAGCCGCTCGCGATTGGTCCATCGCGCACCGAAGCCGACGTGCTTCGAGAATTGGCCGGTCACGCCGCGCAGAATCGCGTGATGCGTTCAATGATCGGCATGGGTTACTACGATTGCATCACGCCGCCGGTCATCCTGCGCAACATTCTTGAGAATCCCGGCTGGTACACGCAATACACACCCTATCAGGCGGAGATATCCCAGGGCCGCCTCGAAGCATTGCTGAACTTTCAAACGATGGTCGCCGATCTCACCGGCCTGCCGCTGGCCAATGCATCGTTGCTGGACGAGGCGACGGCCGCCGCCGAGGCGATGCACGTGTGCCGGTCGATCGTGGGCGAGTCGCAAGAGCGGAATGTCTTTTTTGTCGCCGCGGATTGCCACCCGCAGACGATTGCGGTGGTGAAGACCCGGGCGCAGCCGCTGGGGATTGAAGTGGCCACCGGCGATCCGGCCGACTTTTTCCGGTCGAAGGATGCGGTCCGGATGAAGTCCCTGTTCGGGCTGTTGCTGCAATATCCGACAACGGACGGGCGAATCGAGGATTATCGCGGGCTGACGGCGTGGGCGCATGAGTTCGGGGTGCCGGTCGTGGCCGCGACGGACCTGCTGGCGTGTGCGCTCATCGAGCCGCCGGGCGAGTGGGGGGCGGACATCGCCGTCGGGTCGGCACAACGGTTCGGCGTGCCGATGGGTCTGGGCGGGCCTCACGCGGCGTTTCTGGCGACGAAAGATGAATACAAACGTCTGATACCCGGGCGCATCATCGGCGTCTCGAAGGATGCCCACGGCCGGCCGGCGTATCGGCTGGCGATTCAAACGCGCGAGCAGCACATCCGCCGTGAAAAAGCGACGAGCAACATCTGCACGGCCCAGGCGCTGCTGGCGATCGTGGCCAGCATGTACGCGGTCTATCACGGCCCGACGGGGCTGCGGCGAATCGCCCATGGAATTCACGGGATGGCCGCTCGTTTGCGCGAGCAGCTTGCGGCGCTGGGTTATTACCTGCCGGCGAGCCGATTCTTCGACACGATCACCATCCATCTCGACGATCAGCGCTATTACACCGGCTCGCCCGCGACGCTGGTGGATGCCGCCGCGAAAGCCGGGATCAACCTTCGCGCGACCAGCGCGGTCAACGTGTCGATCTCGCTGGACGAGGCGACCACGGAGGACGATATCACGCGCCTGGTCGATGCCCTTGCATCGGTGGCGAAATCCTCCGCGCGCGGCAGCGCGATCTCCCCTTACAAAGCGACATCCGCCGAATTGCCGCAACGAACGTCGGCCTATCTGACGCATCCCGTCTTCTGTTCCTATCACAGCGAAACCGAGATGCTGCGTTACATGAAGCGACTGGAGAACCGCGATCTCTCCCTGGCCCACGCGATGATTCCGCTCGGCTCCTGCACGATGAAGCTCAACGCGACGTGTGAGATGATCCCCGTGACGTGGCCAGCCTTCGGCGCCTTGCATCCGTTCGCCCCGGCGGATCAGTGGCGCGGGTATCAGGCACTGTTCGAACAGCTTGAGGCCTGGCTGGCGGAGATCACGGGCTTCGCCAAGGTCTCGCTCCAGCCCAACGCCGGTTCCCAGGGCGAATACACCGGCCTGCTGGTGATTCGAGCCTATCACCGGGAGCGCGGGCAGGTGAATCGTGATGTTTGTCTTATACCGGAGTCGGCCCACGGCACCAACCCCGCCAGCGCCGTCGTCGCCGGGTTCACCGTGGTGCCCGTCGCCTGTGACGCCGCCGGCAACATCGACGTGGAAAACCTTCGTGCCAAGGCCGCCGAGCACACGGATCGCCTCGGCGCCCTGATGGTGACTTACCCCTCCACGCACGGCGTCTTTGAAACCGCCATCCGTGAAATCTGCGACATCGTTCATCAGCATGGTGGTCTTGTCTACATGGACGGCGCGAACATGAACGCCCAGGTCGGCCTCTGCCGTCCGGGCGATATCGGCGCCGACGTCTGCCATCTGAACCTGCACAAAACGTTCTGCATCCCTCACGGCGGCGGCGGACCCGGCATGGGACCCATCTGCGTCACGGCCTCACTCGCTCCGTATCTTCCCTCGCACCCGGTCCTCCGGCCTGATTCCGCCGGCGAGAAGGCGATCGGCGCGGTGGCGGCCGCTCCGTACGGCAGTCCGTCAATCCTGCCGATTTCGTGGGTCTACATCGCCGCGATGGGCGGCGAGGGCCTGACGCGCGCGACGCAGGTCGCCATTCTAAATGCCAATTACATGGCACGACGATTGGAGAAGCACTACACCGTGCTTTATCGCGGCAGAACCGGGCGCGTGGCGCACGAGTTCATTCTCGACTGCCGCCCCTTTGAGAAGACGGCCGGTGTAAAGGTCGAGGACATCGCCAAGCGGCTGATCGACTTCGGCTTCCACGCCCCGACGATGTCCTTCCCCGTTCCGGGCACGCTCATGATCGAGCCGACCGAGAGCGAATCACGCCAAGAACTCGATCGCTTCTGCGAAGCCATGATCGCCATCCGCGAGGAGATTCGAGCGATTGAAAACGGCGCGATGCCGCGCGACGACAACCCCCTCAAAGGCGCGCCCCACACTGCCGAGGCTGTGGCACGGGACGACTGGCCACACACGTACCCGCGGGAGCAGGCTGCCTACCCGCTGCCGTGGGTGCGGAATCACAAGTTCTGGCCGGCCGTGGGGCGGATTGACAACGCCTACGGTGATCGGAACCTATTCTGCACCTGTCCGCCGGTATCTGCTGGGTAG
- the gcvH gene encoding glycine cleavage system protein GcvH, translating into MSVPTDRRYLSSHEWHKLEGDICTIGITKFAADELTDITFVSLPKVGATVTAGKPFGEVESVKATSDLYAGVSGTVTEVNTKLNDSPELVNNDSFDGGWMIKVKVSDAAQHAALLSAGDYEKQLG; encoded by the coding sequence ATGAGCGTACCAACGGATCGACGATACCTTTCCTCCCACGAGTGGCACAAGCTCGAGGGCGACATCTGCACGATCGGTATTACGAAGTTCGCGGCCGACGAACTGACCGATATCACCTTCGTTTCGTTGCCGAAAGTCGGCGCGACGGTGACGGCGGGCAAGCCGTTCGGCGAGGTGGAGAGCGTCAAGGCGACGAGCGATTTGTATGCTGGCGTGAGCGGCACGGTGACGGAAGTCAACACAAAGTTGAACGATTCGCCGGAGCTGGTGAACAACGATTCGTTTGACGGCGGCTGGATGATCAAGGTGAAGGTGTCCGACGCGGCCCAGCATGCGGCGCTGCTGTCGGCGGGGGATTACGAGAAGCAGTTGGGGTAA
- the gcvT gene encoding glycine cleavage system aminomethyltransferase GcvT, with translation MLRTPLYETHKSLGARLIDFGGWEMPVMYRGIVEEHVHTRTASSIFDVSHMGRLYLTGKDAEAVLQHVCTRNVGKLKVGRSGYSHVCNEAGGILDDVIVSRYEDKWLMVCNAGNREKIVAHLTKHLAGRDVKLDDQTASSVMLAVQGPATMDLFKKHMPFKIEDMGRYGFISGSYMGQKYSIFRSGYTGEDGLEVVLGSGLGVLAWDFLTKDGGVDRVTVKPAGLGARDTLRLEAGMPLYGHELNEQIDPLSAGCGWCVDLEKEFIGAAALRKIAAEGPRRKMTGLVLEGRRIARQGSRVLVGEAEAGEVTSGTFSPTLEKSIAMAYVDSAALSSGAALCVDVRGERIGATVVALPFYKRAN, from the coding sequence ATGTTACGAACCCCCCTTTACGAGACGCACAAATCCCTCGGCGCGCGGCTGATCGACTTCGGCGGCTGGGAGATGCCCGTCATGTATCGCGGCATCGTCGAGGAGCATGTTCACACCCGTACGGCCAGCAGCATCTTCGACGTCTCCCACATGGGGCGGCTGTACCTGACCGGCAAGGACGCCGAGGCGGTGTTGCAACACGTCTGCACGCGGAACGTCGGGAAGCTCAAGGTCGGGCGCAGCGGGTACAGCCACGTGTGCAACGAAGCGGGAGGGATTCTCGACGACGTGATCGTCTCGCGTTATGAAGACAAATGGCTGATGGTTTGCAACGCGGGCAATCGCGAGAAGATCGTGGCGCATCTGACGAAGCACCTGGCCGGCCGGGACGTGAAGCTGGACGATCAGACGGCGTCGTCGGTCATGTTGGCGGTGCAGGGCCCGGCGACGATGGACCTGTTCAAGAAGCACATGCCGTTCAAGATAGAAGACATGGGTCGCTATGGGTTCATCAGCGGATCGTACATGGGACAGAAGTACAGCATCTTTCGCAGCGGCTACACCGGCGAGGACGGGCTGGAGGTCGTGCTGGGATCGGGGCTGGGCGTGCTGGCGTGGGACTTTCTGACGAAGGACGGCGGGGTCGATCGCGTGACGGTGAAGCCGGCTGGGCTGGGCGCGCGGGACACGCTTCGGCTCGAAGCGGGCATGCCGCTGTACGGGCACGAGTTGAACGAGCAGATTGATCCGCTGTCGGCGGGTTGCGGCTGGTGCGTGGATTTGGAGAAGGAGTTCATCGGGGCGGCGGCGCTTCGGAAGATTGCGGCCGAGGGGCCGCGCCGGAAGATGACGGGGCTGGTGCTGGAGGGTCGTCGCATCGCGCGGCAGGGGTCCAGGGTGCTGGTGGGCGAAGCCGAAGCGGGCGAGGTGACGAGCGGCACGTTCAGTCCGACGCTGGAGAAATCCATCGCGATGGCGTACGTCGATTCGGCGGCGCTGTCGAGCGGTGCGGCGCTGTGCGTCGATGTGCGCGGTGAGCGAATCGGGGCGACGGTCGTGGCGCTGCCGTTTTACAAGCGGGCGAATTAA
- a CDS encoding class I SAM-dependent DNA methyltransferase has protein sequence MGHEKDREERLAKFVEYAKLLEGYEKGEAQVFLDRLFKAFGRHGIVEAGATMEKRVRNDTGGTSFADLVFKPVVLIEMKKRGEDLSRHLQQALDYWFRLVPNRPRYVVLCNFDEFRIYDFDVDINEPQDSVTLDELPTRYGPLAFLFPTNERPLFKVDRLHVTRQAADQLAAVYNILAARRKVCPETAQRFILQMLVALFSEDIGLLPKHFVTRLLEDCTDPPKAFELIGGLFNAMNNPRSASGGRFKEVPYFNGGIFSKPAPIELQHEELSILKSAARYNWAHVSPDIFGTIFQHSMGAKERHALGAHYTAPTDIMKIVGPTIVQPFTEAISRAKNPKELAALRGRLQSLRVLDPACGSGNFLYLAYREMRRLEVVILTRENQLTGAKGQTALGGISPKQFFGMDIIPFAVELAKVTLSLAPKLASDELHTTESTLPLFNLDANIHCKDALINADGSRADWPAADIIIGNPPFLGAKRLKPERGADYVNAVRKAYPEVPGMADYCVYWFRRAHDQLKPASPEDPFTGRAGLVGTQNIRNNQSRVGGLDHIVKSGVIVEAVENQPWSGEANVHVSIANWVKTPSPSKGEGRGEGGKPNESKLLIPSPRKLWQKVDPKLPSFEGDSPRGHAKVVTSCKRRGQRKDKSYELAFRKCPIINSALSDSPDVASARILDVNARPQRSFQGVVPGYSGFVLTLADRTRWLCFSKVVRPFMVGRDMLTNGIPSRAIIDFADMDMLAARSFDKPFDYIEKNVLPKVRETAQKASDSDSDMAKARADHLDRWWQFWNVRIGMRRAFEPLSRYLACARVTKRPVFVFCHVEILPDGALQTFAFNDDYSFGILQSNAHWEWFVAKCSKLKSDFRYTPESVFDTFPWPQTPTMKQVNDVAAAGREIRRIRAEALKNIKGGLRALYRSLELPGRNPLKDAHAALDAAVLEAYGFSATGDILKQLLDLNLSVAARIEKGESVTSPGVPPSYGDPRPLITDDCIQP, from the coding sequence ATGGGTCACGAAAAAGATCGAGAAGAACGCCTAGCCAAATTCGTCGAATACGCCAAGCTCCTCGAGGGTTACGAAAAGGGCGAGGCGCAAGTATTTCTTGATCGCCTTTTCAAGGCGTTTGGTCGCCACGGCATCGTTGAAGCCGGGGCGACCATGGAGAAGCGCGTCCGCAACGATACGGGCGGAACATCCTTTGCCGACCTTGTCTTCAAGCCCGTCGTCCTGATCGAAATGAAAAAACGCGGCGAGGACCTCTCCCGCCACCTCCAGCAAGCGCTCGACTACTGGTTTCGCCTCGTCCCCAATCGCCCGCGTTACGTCGTCCTGTGCAACTTCGACGAATTCCGCATTTACGACTTCGACGTTGATATCAACGAGCCGCAAGACAGCGTCACGCTTGACGAACTTCCCACGCGCTATGGTCCGCTTGCCTTTCTATTCCCCACCAACGAGCGACCGCTCTTCAAAGTGGACCGGCTGCATGTCACGCGCCAGGCGGCCGATCAGCTCGCCGCGGTCTACAACATTTTGGCCGCTCGCCGGAAAGTCTGCCCCGAAACGGCACAGCGGTTCATCCTTCAAATGTTGGTCGCGCTCTTCTCGGAGGATATCGGGCTGCTCCCCAAACACTTCGTCACCCGATTGCTCGAAGATTGCACCGACCCGCCCAAGGCGTTTGAACTCATCGGCGGCCTCTTTAATGCGATGAACAACCCCAGGAGCGCATCCGGCGGGCGATTCAAGGAAGTCCCCTATTTCAACGGTGGCATCTTCTCCAAGCCGGCCCCGATTGAATTGCAGCATGAAGAACTGTCGATACTCAAGAGCGCGGCGAGATACAACTGGGCGCATGTCTCCCCGGACATCTTCGGGACGATCTTCCAGCACTCGATGGGCGCCAAAGAGCGACACGCGCTCGGCGCGCACTACACCGCCCCCACCGACATCATGAAGATCGTCGGCCCGACCATCGTCCAGCCGTTCACCGAAGCGATTTCGCGTGCGAAGAATCCGAAGGAACTCGCTGCATTGCGCGGTAGGCTGCAATCCCTGCGCGTGCTCGACCCGGCTTGCGGCTCGGGCAACTTTCTCTATCTGGCCTACCGCGAGATGCGCCGGCTCGAAGTCGTCATCCTCACCAGGGAGAATCAACTCACCGGCGCGAAGGGGCAGACCGCACTTGGCGGGATCTCACCGAAGCAGTTCTTCGGGATGGACATCATCCCATTCGCCGTCGAATTGGCCAAAGTGACGCTCTCGCTCGCGCCCAAGCTGGCATCCGACGAACTGCACACCACTGAATCGACTCTGCCGCTTTTCAACCTCGATGCCAACATCCACTGCAAGGATGCTCTCATCAACGCCGACGGCAGCCGTGCAGACTGGCCCGCCGCCGACATCATCATCGGAAATCCGCCCTTCCTCGGAGCCAAGCGGCTCAAGCCCGAACGCGGCGCCGACTATGTCAACGCCGTGCGCAAGGCCTACCCCGAAGTCCCCGGCATGGCCGACTATTGCGTCTATTGGTTCCGCCGCGCACACGACCAACTCAAGCCCGCGTCGCCCGAGGACCCCTTCACCGGCCGCGCCGGACTCGTCGGCACGCAGAACATCCGTAACAACCAGTCGCGCGTCGGCGGGCTTGACCACATCGTCAAATCCGGCGTCATCGTCGAGGCCGTCGAGAACCAGCCGTGGTCAGGCGAAGCCAACGTGCATGTCTCCATCGCCAACTGGGTCAAGACCCCCTCTCCCTCGAAGGGAGAGGGCCGGGGTGAGGGTGGCAAGCCGAACGAATCGAAACTCCTCATCCCCTCGCCGCGCAAGCTCTGGCAGAAAGTCGATCCCAAGCTGCCCTCGTTCGAAGGCGATTCACCACGCGGCCACGCGAAAGTCGTGACATCCTGCAAGCGGCGTGGACAAAGAAAAGACAAGTCGTACGAACTGGCTTTCAGGAAGTGCCCGATCATCAACTCTGCACTGTCAGATTCTCCCGATGTTGCTAGCGCAAGAATATTGGATGTGAACGCACGCCCTCAACGATCCTTTCAGGGAGTCGTTCCAGGCTATAGCGGATTCGTCCTAACGCTTGCCGATCGAACTCGATGGTTATGTTTTTCAAAAGTGGTCCGCCCTTTCATGGTCGGCCGAGATATGTTGACAAACGGCATACCCAGCCGCGCGATCATCGATTTTGCCGACATGGATATGCTCGCAGCCCGATCTTTTGACAAGCCATTCGACTACATCGAGAAGAATGTACTCCCGAAAGTCCGCGAGACTGCCCAGAAGGCCTCCGATAGTGATAGTGATATGGCAAAAGCACGAGCCGATCATCTGGATCGATGGTGGCAATTCTGGAATGTCCGCATTGGAATGAGGCGAGCGTTCGAGCCCCTATCGAGATATCTTGCATGTGCTCGAGTCACCAAGCGACCAGTTTTCGTCTTTTGCCATGTGGAAATACTACCCGATGGTGCGCTTCAGACCTTCGCCTTCAACGACGACTATTCCTTCGGCATCTTGCAATCCAACGCCCATTGGGAATGGTTCGTCGCCAAGTGTTCGAAACTCAAAAGCGATTTTCGCTACACGCCTGAATCGGTCTTTGACACCTTCCCCTGGCCGCAGACGCCGACGATGAAGCAGGTGAACGATGTGGCCGCGGCCGGGCGGGAGATTCGCCGCATCCGCGCCGAGGCGTTGAAGAATATCAAGGGCGGCCTGCGCGCCCTCTACCGCTCGCTGGAACTGCCCGGCAGGAATCCGCTCAAGGATGCCCACGCCGCCCTCGACGCGGCCGTGCTGGAGGCCTACGGGTTCTCCGCCACGGGCGACATCCTCAAGCAATTGCTCGATCTGAACCTGTCCGTCGCCGCGAGGATTGAAAAGGGTGAGTCCGTCACATCGCCCGGCGTTCCGCCCTCGTACGGCGACCCCCGCCCGCTGATCACCGACGATTGCATCCAGCCGTAG
- a CDS encoding RNA-binding protein, whose translation MAKKLYVGNLPFSMTDGELEQLFSAHGSVTSAQIISDRDTGRSKGFGFVEMSNDSEAQAAIDALNGSQQGGRALTVNEARPKENRGGGGYGGGGRGGYGGGRGGGGGGRGGRGGYGGGGGGGGREW comes from the coding sequence ATGGCGAAGAAACTGTACGTGGGCAACCTTCCGTTCTCGATGACCGATGGTGAACTGGAACAACTCTTTTCGGCGCACGGCTCGGTCACCAGCGCCCAGATCATCAGCGATCGCGACACCGGTCGCAGCAAGGGCTTCGGCTTCGTTGAAATGTCCAACGACTCCGAGGCGCAGGCAGCGATCGACGCGCTCAACGGTTCCCAGCAGGGCGGCCGGGCGCTGACGGTCAACGAGGCGCGACCGAAGGAGAACCGCGGCGGCGGCGGCTACGGTGGCGGTGGTCGCGGCGGCTACGGCGGCGGTCGTGGCGGCGGCGGTGGTGGGCGCGGCGGTCGCGGCGGCTACGGCGGCGGCGGTGGTGGCGGCGGACGAGAGTGGTAA